From the genome of Streptacidiphilus sp. PB12-B1b:
TGGAAGAGCATCCCGGCCTGGGTCGGGGTCAGCGGCAGGACGTCCTCCACCGCGCCCGGCTCTCCGCCCGCGATCCGGTCCACGGCGGCCTGGTCCAGCCGGGCCAGCGGGAAGTCGGACGGCGTGCGCCCGGCGGCGCCCGGCCGCGCCGCGTACCGGGCGAGGTCGGCCAGCGCGTCGGCGAACCGCCCGGCCAGCTCCTCGACGTCGGCGCGGCGGTGCAGGCCCTCGGAGTAGGACCAGCTGAACTCCAGCGCGTCGCCGTCCAGCCGCCCGACCACCTCCAGCGCGTGCGGGCGCTCGGCCAGCGGGTCGGCGTCCAGCTCCAGCGGCCGGAAGGTGCCCCGGTACAGCCCGTCCGGGTCGTCCGGCAGCGCCATCCGCCCCAGGTAGTTGAAGCTCAGCTGCGCGACCGGGCCCCGGGGCGCGGCGCCGGGCCGGGCCAGGTGGCGGGCCTCGTGGCCCAGGCCGTGCCGGGGGACGGCGCGCAGCTGCTCCTTGACCTGCTTCAGCACGGCATCCCAGTCCGCGTCGGCGGGCACGGCCAGGGCGACCGGGTGCCGGGTGGTGAACCAGCCGACGGTGCGGCTGAGGTCCAGGTCGGGGAAGAGCTCCTCGCGGCCGTGGCCCTCGACGTCCACCACCACCCGGTCCGCTCCGCCGGGCCCGCACAGCGCCCGGCCCAGGGCGCTCAGCAGCACGTCGTTGACCTGGGTGCGGTAGGTGTCGGGCAGGGTGCGCAGCAGCACGGAGGTGTCGGCGGGGCTCAGCCGCACGGTCACCGAGCGGGCCGAGGCGTAGCTCCCGGCGGCTGCCGGGCCTGCCTGCTCTCCCGGGGCCGGTTCTCCCGGGGCCGGGTCGGCGCTGTCCGGGAACGCCTGCGACCAGTACGGGGTCTCGTCGTCGAAGCCGCCGGCGGCGGCGTGCGCGTTCAGCCGTTCGGCCCAGTGCCGCAGCGGCGAGGACTTCGGCGGCAGCGCCGCCGATCCGTCGCGGCCGTCGCGGCGCGCCCGGTAGGCCCGGTCCAGGTCCTCCAGCAGCACCCGCCAGGAGACGCCGTCCACCACCAGGTGGTGCACGGCCAGGTGCAGGAGCTGCGGCCGTCCGGGCCCGAGGTCGTGCAGCACGGCGCGCAGCAGCGGCCCGTGGCCCAGGTCGAACGGGCCCAGGTGGGGGCTGTCGGTGTCGGGGCCGGTGTGGCGGGTCAGGACGGTCCGGGGCGCCGGGGCGTCGATGTGCCAGCGCACGTCCGTGGCGTCGTCGCCCGGGCCCTCGCCGGTCAGGAAGCGGGAGCGCAGGGCGTCGTGGTGGGCGACCACGTCGTCGAGCGCGGCCTCCAGCGCCGCCGGGTCCAGGTCGTCGGGCAGCCGGACCGACAGTGCCTGGGCGAACTGGCCGGTGCGCCCGGCGGCGCTGGCGAACCACCAGCGCTGGATGGGCGTCAGCGGGCTCGGGCCGGTGGCGGCCACCACGGCCGGGGCGGTCGGCCGGGGGCGGTCGGCGGCGTCCGCGCACCGGGCCAGGGCGGCGACGGTCTGGTGCCGGTAGACGTCCCGGGAGGTCACCGGCAGGTCCGCCTGCCGGGCCCGGGCCACCACCTGGATGCTCAGGATGGAGTCGCCGCCGAGCTCGAAGAAGTTGTCGTCCGCGCCGACCCGGTCCACCCGCAGGACGTCCGCCCAGATCGCGGCGAGGGTGCGCTCGGCGGGGGTGCGGGGCGCGACGTGGCGCACGGCGCGCACGGCCGGTCCCGGCTCGGGGAGCCGGGCCCGGTCGAGCTTGCCGTTGGGGTTGAGCGGCAGCTCCGGCAGGACCACCACGGCCGCCGGGACCATGTAGTCGGGCAGGGTGATACCCAGCGCCCGGCGCACGGCCTCGGGCTCCACGCCGCCCTGCGCGGCCGGGACGACGTAGCCGACCAGGCGGCGGTGGCCGTCGCCCTCGCGGACGGCGGCGGCCGCCTGCGCCACGCCGTCGCAGTGCAGCAGCGCCTCCTCCACCTCGCCCAGCTCGATCCGGAAGCCCCGCACCTTGACCTGCTGGTCCAGTCGGCCGAGGTACTCCAGGCCGCCTTCGGCGCTCCACCGCACCAGGTCACCGGTGCGGTACATGCGCGCCCCCGGCGCCCCGAACGGGTCGGCGACGAAGCGGGCGCCGGTCAGCCCCGGGCGGCCCAGGTAGCCGCGCGCCAGGCCGCCGCCGCCGAGGTACAGCTCGCCCGCGACGCCCGGGGGCTGCGGGCGCAGCGAGCCGTCCAGGACGTAGGCCCGGGTCAGCGCCAGCGGCCTGCCGATCGGCGGGGCCTGCTCCGGCAGCCGGTCGCCCGCCGTCCAGGCGGTGGAGTACACGGTGGCCTCGGTGGGGCCGTAGACGTTGGCGATCTCGCTGTCCGGCATGGTGTCGCGCAGGTCGCGCAGCACCTGGGCGGAGGGGGCCTCACCGGCCAGCAGGACGGTGCCCGCCTCGACCGGGGCGGCGCCGCCGTCGACCAGCCGCGACAGCACCGAGGGCACGCCGCTGACCAGCCCGACCTGCCGCTGGCCCGGGGCGTCGGCGAGGGCGGGCAGGTCGGCGACCACCTCGACGCTGCCACCCGCCAGCAGCGGGCACAGCAGCTCGAACACCGACACGTCGAAGTTGAGCGAGGTGGAGGCGATGACGTGATCCAGCCCGTGCGGGCCGAACCGTTCCCGCGCCCAGGCGGCCAGCGCCACCACGCTGCGGTGGGTGACCACCACGCCCTTGGGGCGGCCGGTCGAGCCCGAGGTGTAGATGACGTACGCGGGGTGGTCCGGCAGCAGCGGCCGGACCCGGTCGGCGTCGGTCAGGTCCGCCTCGGCCGGGTCGGCACCGGTGTCCGCTGCCGTGTCCGCGTCCGCGGCGGCGTCCGGCCCGGCGGCGTCGTCCAGGATCAGCGGGTCGCAGCCCTCGGGCAGGGCGGCCGCGGTCTCCCGGGTGGCGACGACCAGGGCGGGCCGGGCGTCGTCCAGGACGAAGCGGATGCGCTCGGCCGGGTAGCCCGGGTCCACCGGGAGGTAGCCCGCGCCGGACTTCAGCACCGCCCACAGCACCGCCGGGAGCTCGGCGGAGCGCGGCAGGCACAGCGCGACCAGCGTCTCCGGCCCCGCGCCGCGGGCGACCAGCAGCCGGGCCAGGCGGTTGGCCCGCCGGTTCACCCCGGCGTAGTCCAGCCGCACCGGCCCGCAGACCACCGCGGTCCGGTCGGGGGTGCGGGCCGCCTGCGCCTGGAACAGCTCGGGCAGCGCGGCGTCCGGGACGTCCGCCACGGCCGGGCCCGGCGGGTTCCAGGCCTCGAGCAGGGCGCGCTGCTCCTCGTCCGAGAGCATGGGCAGCTCGGCCAGCGTCCGCTGCGGGCCGTCCGCCATCCCCTCCAGCAGCCGGTGCAGGTGCCGGGCCATCCGGGCCACCGTCCCCGGGTCGAACAGGTCGGTGTTGTACTCCACCGTCAGCGCGCAGCCGCCCGCGGCGTCCGGTGCGAACTCCAGGACCAGGTCGAAGCGGGCGGCCGGGCGGGGCAGCGGATGGTCCTCGAACCGCAGGCCCCCGGCGCGCGGCAGCACGGCGGCCGCCGCCTGCTGCACGACGAGCGCCTGCACCAGCGGGGTGCGGCTGGGATCCCGGGGCGGGGCCAGCTCCTCGACCACCCGGTCGAACGGCGCCCCGGCGTGGACGAAGGCGTCCAGCACGGTCGTGCGCATGCTCTCGACGAAGCGGTCCACGGTGGCCGCCTCGTCCACGTCGCCGCGCAGCACGACGGTGTTGGCGAAGAAGCCCGTCGCCTCCTCCAGGTCCCGGCGGTCGCGTCCGTTGGTGACGGTGCCGAACGCCACGTCCCGCTGGCCGGAGTAGCGCGAGAACAGCAGCGCCGAGGCGCCGGCGAGCATGGTGAACAGGGTCGTGCCGCGTCCGGCGGCCAGGTGCCGCAGCCGGGCCACCAGCTCCGCCGGGAGGTCGTGCCGGTGCGCCGCCCCGGCGGTGGTGCGCAGCGCGGGCCGGGGCCGGTCGACGGGCAGCTCCAGGTGCTGCATCCCGGACAGGTGCCGCTTCCAGTAGGTGAGGTCGGCGGTCTCCCCGGCGCCGTCCCCGGCGGCCCGGCGCTGCTGCTCCCACACCGCGAAGTCGGGGTACTGGACGGCCGGGGCGGGCAGGCCGTCCGGCTCGCCGGTGGCCTCGGCGTGGTAGAGCGCGGCCAGCTCCCGGGTGAGCACGCCCACCGACCAGCCGTCGGTGATGATGTGGTGCTGCCCCAGCAGCAGCAGGTGCTCGTCCGGGGCGAGGCGGACGAGCAGCGCCCGGGCCAGCGGACCGGTCGTCAGGTCGTACGGGCGGCACAGCTCCTCGGTCAGCAGCTGCTCGGCGGCCTCGGCCCGGCGCCCGGCGGGCAGTTCGCCGAGGTCGGCCGTGCGCAGCGGCAGGGTGGAGTGCGCGGCGATCCGCTGCACGCCCTGTCCGTCGACGGTGGTGAAGGTGGTGCGCAGCGAGTCGTGGCGGGCGACGAGCCGGTCCAGGGCCCGGCGCAGGGCCTCGGGGTCGGGGGCGCCGCGCAGCCGCAGGGCCACCCCGGTGTTGTACTCGGTGCCGCCGCCGGTGAGGTCGTCCAGGAACCACAGCCGGCGCTGGGCGCCGGACAGCGGCAGCGGGACGTCGCGCGGGGCGGGCGGGATGGGGTCCGGCGGCGCGGCGGCGTGCCGGTCGCCCAGCAGCGGGGCGAGGGCGGCCACGGTGCGGGCGGTGAAGACGTCCCGCAGGGTGAGCCGGACGCCCAGTTCGTCGCGGACCCGGGCCAGGGTGCGGGCGGCCAGGATCGAGTCGCCGCCCAGGTCGAAGAAGTCGTCCGTCGCGCCGACGGCGTCGGCGCCCAGGACCTGCGCCCAGATGTCGGCCAGAGCCTGCTCCTGCGGGGTGCGCGGGGCCAGGCTGCCGGACGCGGCCGGGCGGGCGGGGGCGGGCAGCGCCCGCCGGTCGATCTTGTGCTGGGCGGTGAGCGGCAGCGCCTCCAGGACGACGACGGCGGAGGGCACCATGTGGGCCGGAAGGGCGGCGGCCACGGCCGCGCGCAGCCCGGCGGGGTCGGGGGAGTGTCCCGGGTCGGCGGGGGTGACGTAGCCGACGAGGCGCTCTCTGCCGGGCTCGTCCTCGCGGACCACCACGACGGCTTCGGCGACGTCGGCGTGGCGCCGCAGGGCCGCCTCGATCTCGCCGGGTTCGATGCGGAAGCCGCGGACCTTCACCTGCCGGTCGAGCCGGCCGAGGAACTCCAGCTCCCCGTCGGCGGTCCGGCGGGCCCGGTCGCCGGTGCGGTAGAGCCGGGCGCCGGGCGGCCCGAACGGGTCGGCGACGAAGCGGGCGGCGGTCAGGCCGGGGCGGCCCAGGTAGCCGCGGGCCACGCCGTCGCCGCCGATGTACAGCTCACCGTCGGCGCCGGGCGGCAGCTGGCCCATGGCGGCGTCCAGGACGTACACCCGGGTGTGCGGCAGCGCGCCGCCGATGGTCGGCGTACCGGCGCCGGCCGAGAGCGGCCCGGTCCAGGTGGCGACGATGGTGGCCTCGGTGGGGCCGTACGAGTTGATCATCCGTCGGCCGGGGGCCCAGCGGTCGACCAGGGCGGCCGGGCAGGCTTCGGCGCCGACGATCAGCGTGCGCAGGTGGCGTGCGCCGCCCTGTGCCGGGGCGGGGAGGGTGGCCAGGGCCGCGGGCGGGATCAGGGTGTGCGTGATCCGGTGCCTGTCCAGGACGGCGGCGAGTTCGTCGCCCAGCCAGGGGCCGTCCGGGGGCACGACGAGGGTCGCGCCGGACAGCACGGAGATGAACAGCTCCAGGACCGAGGCGTCGAAGCTGGGCGAGGAGAACTGCAGCACCCGGTCGCCGGGGCGTACCGCGTAGCGCTCGATGGCGGCCTCGGTGAATCCGCCGATGCCGCGGTGGGTGACCGCCACGCCCTTCGGCGTGCCGGTGGAGCCCGAGGTGTAGATGACGTACGCGGTGTGGTCGGCTCCGACCGGCGGGTCGGTCGGCCCGGCGTCCGTGGGCTCCTGCGCGTCGGCGGCCAGCAGGTCGCGGACCTGGGCCGGGTCGTCCAGGGTCACCGCGGGGGCCGCGTCGGTGAGCATCAGCGCCCGCCGCTCGGCGGGGTAGGCCGGGTCCACCGGCAGGAAGGCGGCGCCTGCCCGGGCGACGGCCAGCTCCGCCGCGATGAGCTCCATCGAGCGCGGCAGGACCAGCGCCACCGTCCGTTCCGGCCCGGCGCCGCAGCGCACCAGGTGGCCGGCCAGCCGGTCGGCCCGGGCCGCCAGTTCCCGGTAGCTCCAGGTGCGCCGGCCGTCGGTCACCGCGGGCGCGTCCGGCGTACGGGCGACCCAGCCGGCGAACAGCTCGCCGAGCGTGGGGTACGCCTGCGACGGGGCCCCGGGGGACGCGGGTACGCGCTTGTCGGGCAGGTCGGCCATGGGGTGGAGTCCTTCCGGGTGGGCAGGAAGCGGCGCGAACGGCGGGGAGCGGGCAGCCCTGGGCCCGCTGCGGCGGTGCGGCGTACGGGCGCGGGCGCGCCCGGGAAGTGCCCGGCGCCGGGGGCTGCGGGTCCGGCGGGCGGCGGGCGGCGGGCTCAGGCGGGGCCGGTACGGCGTGCCGTGCGTCCGGATATCTGCACCCGGTCGACCGTGCCGGTTGCCGGGTCGCGGTGGAACCGTCCGCCGGGCTCGCGGCGGCCGGTGCCCGGGTCGACCAGGTCGCAGGACAGATCGGGGTAGCACAGCAGCGGGATCGGCAGGTCGCCGTCGACGGACAGCGTCGGCGAGCCGTCGGGCTCCAGCGCGACGCGGTACCGGGTGGAGCCGTTGGCGTAGCTGCCCGCGCACTCGGGCAGGGCGACCGGGTCGCGCCGGTCCGCGGGGGCGAGGGCGGCGGGCACCCGCACGCCGGTGAAGCGGGCCAGGTCGTCCGCGAGGTCGCGCCAGAGCGCGGTGGCGGCGCCGGCGTTGCCGGTGAAGGCGACCACCATGCCGCTGTCCGGCTCGGCCCGCAGATGGCAGGAGGTGCCCTGGGCGTTGCCGTCGTGGCCGCACCACACCCGGCCGTCCTGCCGGTAGAGGGCCAGGCCGAGCCCCCAGCCGTCGGCGAGCGCGCCGGGGTCGGCGGAGGGCTCCCGGCGGCGCATCTCCTTGGCGACGGCGGTGGGCAGCACGCCGTTCCTGCCGATCAGGGCGCTGCCGAGCGCGGCCAGGTCCGCGGCGCTCGCCAGCAGGGCTCCGGCCGGCGCCTCCAGCGGCGCCAGGTTCTGCTGGACCGGGCGGACCCGGCCGGTCGCGGTGTTGAGCGCGTGCCCGGCCGCGACGGGGCGTTCGCCGCCCGCGCCGATGAAGGCGGGTACGGTCCCCAGGGGTTCGAGCAGGAGCGCGGGCACGGCCTCGTGCCACGGCATGCCGGTGACCACCTCCACCAGGCGTCCGGCGGCGACATAGCCGGCGTTGGAGTAGGAGAAGTCGGAACCGGCGCGGAACAGGGCGTCCCGGGCGGTGCACACGGACGACAGGTAGCGGGCCGCGGTGGTCCGGGCGGCGGTGTCGGAGTCCGGGCCGGTGGGCAGTCCGCCGGTGTGGCTCAGCAGGTGACGGATCGTCACCTCCGGTATCTCCCGCAGCTCGGGGAGATGCTCGGCGGCGGGGTCGTCCAGGTCGAGGTCGCCGTCGTCGGCGAGCAGCATCACCAGGGCGGCGGTGTAGGGCTTGGTGAGCGATCCCAGCGGAACGGCGGTGTCCGCGGTGAAGGGGGCGCCGGTCCCGGCGTCGGCCGTGCCGGTGTGCAGCACGACCTCCTCCGAGCCGTTGTCCAGGACGAGTTGGGCACCGGGTACCCGGTGGTGGCGCGCGAGTGTGTCCAGGCGGTGCTGCAACTCTCTTCTCACAGCCTGGAGTTCGAGCCCTAAGTGGGACGGCGCGCACACGGCGGCCGTAGCGGTGGGGGAGTGGGGCATGAGTGGTGGCTCCCGTTGACTGGGTCTCACAGGTGGGTGGGGAGGACGGCCGCAGGCAGGGCGGTGCCGGGCCGACCGCGAGCGCGTGCGCGCCGTCCTACGGCCGTACGACCTCGACCGGCAGGTGGCGTACGCCGATGAGGACCGCCGGGTTCTGGTACGTGACGTCCTCGTACGAGGGGACCGCCAGCGCGCTGAAGCGCTCGTACAGCATGCCCAGGGCGATCCGCGCCTCCAACCGGGCCAGCGGCGCGCCGAAGCAGAAGTGGATGCCGTGGCCGAAGGTCAGGTGGGGATTGGGGTTGCGGGCCACGTCGAAGACGTCGGGTGCGTCGAAGCGGGCCGGATCCCGGTTGGCAGTGCCGAGATGGACCATGAGCAGCGTGTCGGTGGGCAGTTCGTTGCCTCCGAGGACGACGGGCCGGCTGACCCGGCGGCCCAGTTCGGGGAAGGGCGGCAGCCAGCGCAGCACCTCCTCGACCGCCTGCGGCAGCCGTCCCGGGTCGGCGCGCAGCGCGGCGTCGGCGTCGGGGTGCCGGTCGAACATCACAACGGCGTTGCCCAGCAGCGCTGTTGTGGTGATGTGCCCGGCGACCAGCAGCAGCGCGACGAATCCCACGATCTGCTGGTCCTCCAGGCCGACGCCGTCCACCTCGGCGCTGATCAGCCGGCTGGTGAGGTCCTCGCCCGGGTGCGCGCGGCATCGGCGGATGTGCTCCAGCACGTAGCCGTTCATCTCGCGGACGACCGGGGCGATGGCCTCCAGCGCCCGTGCCAGGTCGTCCATGTCGAACGCCTCGCCCAACTGGTCGCCGCTGAACAGGATGCTCGCCCACTCCTGGAAGAGCCGGTGCTCGTCGGCCGGGATGCCCAGCAGTTCGGCGATCACGATGATGGGGAGCGGATAGGCCAGGGCGTCGACCAGGTCGAACCGGTCGGTGTCCGCGACCGCGTCCAGCAGTTCGGCGCAGACGGCCTCGATCCGCGGCGCCAGCCCCTGGACGACCCGGGGCGTGAACGCCTGGCTGACCAGCGCCCGGAGTCTGCGGTGCTCCGGTGGGTCCATGCCGACGAAGTTCCCCTGCCGGAAGGTCTCGAAGTCCTCCTGGGTCGGGGTGAGCGAGGACAGGTCCGAGGAGTAGGCGGCCGGGTCCGCCAGAACGGCGGCGACGTTCTCGCTGTCCAGAACCTGCCACAGGCCCTGGCCCTCGTCGTACCGCACCGGTCCGGCCTGGCGTAACTCGCGCCAGCGCTCGGTCACGTCCTCGAGCAGGACCGAGGACGTCGTTCGTTGCGTGCTGGTCACCATGTCTCCTTGGATAGCGGTATGCGGCAGGTCGTGCCGAATCAGGCCGCCGAATGGTTCCGGGCGGCCCGCCTTCCGGTGGGATTTGGAACACGGAGTACGTCGTACGCGGTACGGGGCGCAGTCGGTCCGCAGGGCGTGACCGGGTGGGGCTCGATGCTCAGCGCTCAGGCTGTCGGTGCAGCGGGACGGTGCACGTCAACAGGCTCGTCGGAGCCGACAGCGGCTCTGCGGACGACCGGGGCCGTGTGCCCGAGCCTGAACGGTGGACCGACCTGGCATAGCAATCCCCCAGCGACATCTCCCCGCGCCATCGGATGCGCGGAACGCTCCACAGCGGGTGTCACCGACAGTACGGACCGCCGACCCGACGTGGACATGACAGCGAGCTGAGCACAGTCTTCACGGCGAGTCATCCTCTGGCAACCCCACGAGGTTGAACAGAAAGCAACGGGGTCTCGCCGTGCGTGACGATCCAGGGGATCGCACTACTCTCGTCTGCCCATGCGATCCCGCGCAAACCGGAAGTCTCCGAGAAAATTCCGCGATCACCCGCCTGATCGCCCCAATACCCCCATTGACCCCAAAGGCCCCAGCCGATGGGTCGGCGGTCACCCGAACGGGCCGCTTCGGACGGCGGCCACCGGGTAGGCGGCGTCACGGCGGCGGAGCGGCCGTCGCCGCCCAGGTGAGGAGAGTGCCATGGCCGACGCCGCGCTGGTGGAGGACCTGTACCGGTTCGAGGAGCTGCTGTCCCCCGAGGAGGCGGAGGTGCTCCTGCGGGTACGTGAGTTTTTGGCGCGTGAGGTCGCTCCGCATGCCAACGAATGGTGGGGCCGGGCCGAGTTCCCGCACCACCTCGTCCCGCGCTACGCCGAGCTCGGAATCGCCGGGCTGGCCTACACCGAGAAGCCCGCCAGCAGCCTGTTGAACGGCTTCATCGCCCTGGAGATGGCCCGGGTGGACGCCTCCATGGCCACGTTCTACGGCGTGCACGCCGGGCTCGCCATGGGCAGCATCGCCCGCTGCGGCTCCGAGGAGCAGCGCGACCGCTGGCTCCCGGCGATGGCCCGGATGGAGCAGATCGGCGCGTTCGCGCTGACCGAGCCGCAGGGCGGCTCCGACGTGGCCGCCGGGCTGCGCACCACCGCGCGGCGCGACGGCGACAGCTGGGTGCTCAACGGCGCCAAGCGCTGGATCGGCAATGCCACCTTCGCCGACCTGGTCGTGGTCTGGGCCCGGGACGAGGAGACCGACCACGTGCTCGGCTTCGTGGTGCGGGGTGACAACCCCGGGCTGAGCGCCACCAGGATCGGCAACAAGATGGCGCTGCGGACGGTGGAGAACGCGGACGTGGTGCTCACCGACTGCCGCGTGCCCGAGGCGGACCGGCTGCAGCAGGCGAACGGCTTCCGCGACACCGCGGACGTGCTGCGGCACACCCGCAGCGGCGTGGCCTGGGAAGCGGTCGGCGTGATACTCGGCGCCTACCGGATCGCGCTGGACTACACCGTGGAGCGCGAGCAGTTCGGCGGCCCCATCGCCCGCTTCCAGCTGGTCCAGGACCTGCTGGTGCGGATGCTCGGCAACGCCACCTCCTGCCTGGGCATGGTGGTCCGGCTGGCCCAGCTGGAGGACTCCGGGACGTTCCGGGACGAGCACTCCGCCCTGGCCAAGGCGTACTGCACCACCCGGATGCGGGAGACCGTCGGCTGGGGCCGGGAGCTGCTGGCCGGGAACGGCATCGTCCTGGACTACAGCATCGCCCGCTTCGTGGCCGACGCGGAGGCGCTGTACTCCTACGAGGGCACCCGGGAGATCAACACGCTGATCGTCGGCCGCGCCGCGACCGGCATCGGCGCCTTCGTCTGAACCGCCGGAGGCGGTCGGTCGGCCGCCGCGGGCCCCGGGCTCAGGCCGGGTCCGCGCGGTCCGACGACGCCGCCGCCAGGGCGTCGGCCACGCTCCGGTGGACCGGCAGGACCGTGTCCACGCCGGTGATCTCGAAGATCCGCAGCACCTGCGGGCCCAGCGCCGCCAGGTGCACCGGCACCCCGGCCCGACCGGCCCGGCGGGTGAACCGCAGCAGCAGGTTCAGCCCCACCGAGTCGAAGAACCGGGTCCGTGCCAGGTCCACCACCACCGCCCGGGCGCCCAGGTCCAGGGCGGTGTCGAGGACGACCCGCAGCGCCTGGGAGGAGTCGAGGTCCACATCGCCGTCGGCCCAGACCACCACGGCCCCGTCCGGCGCTTCCAGGCTGCCCACCTGCAGGCCGTCGGCTGCCCCGAGGCCCGCCGCTTCGTCGTGCTGGCTGTTCAAGCGGACCTCCGGGTCAGGGATTCTGTGCCGGTGAGCCGTGCCAGTCCAGGCAGAGCACCAGGGCGTCGTCGTCCGCCTCGGCGCTGCGGTGGGTGGCCAGGCCCCGCAGCACGGCGCTGGGGACGTCGGCGGCGGGGAGGAAGTGGGCGGTGCTGATGGCGCGCGCCAGGCTCCGCTCGGCGTAGGACTCGCCGGTGGGCGAGGTCGCGGCGTAGACGCCGTCGCTGACCACGACCAGCCGGTCCCCGGGCTCGATGTGAAACTGCTGCGCGATGTAGCGCGACTCCGCGAACATGCCCAGGGGCAGCTGGGCGTCCAGTTCGAGCCGCTCCACGGCCTTGTCGCGCTGGATCCACAGCTGCGGGGAACCGGCGTCGACCACGCTGACATGGCCGGAGGACAGGGTGACGTGCATCAGCAGCGTCGAGACATGGGCGTCGCCGCGGTGCTGGTGGTAGATCGCCTCGTCGGCCAGCATGGCCTGATCGGTGATCGGCAGGTTGGCCCGGCGGGCGTTGCGCAGGGCGTTGACCGCCAGATTGGTCAGCATGGAGGCGTGCATGCCCTCGCCCATGCCGTTGGTGACGGCCAGGGTCAGGGCGTCCGGGGCGACGGACCAGTCGAAGTTGTCGCCGCGCACCGAGTAGGCGGGCTCCAGCTGGGCCCCCAGCGAGTACTGCGGGCAGCTGAAGGACCGGCCGGGCAGCAGCTGCCACTGCATCTCCGCGGCCAGGGTGAGCTTGGACAGGCGCCGGGCCTGCTCGTACTGGTCGGTCTCGCGCTGGGCGACGATGATCGCGCCGCCCAACAGTTCGGAGATCTGCAGCAGCTCGCCCTCGGTCTCCCCGGTCGCCAGGGCGTCGGGCAGCGTGACCGTCAGGACGCCGAGCCGGTCCCCGTGCACGGTCAGCGGCAGGTGCAGATCGACCACGGAGGGGTCCGCCGCGGTGGCCCGGCGCAGCGGCTCCTGGCTGACGAACGCCCGCCCCTGCGGACTGCGGTGCACCGACAGGACCGAGGACGACCCGGCCTCGTCCGCCGCCACGGGGCACAGCGCGGTGAGGCTGTAGTCGGCCAGCACCACCTCCACGGCCAGGGCGCCGTAGTCGCGCACCAGCCCCGTACGCAGAGTCTCGATCAGGGCATGCGGCGCAGAGCGTCGCAGAGCGCGCTCGATGGCCAGGAAGTGGGGCGTCATCGCACGGCAGCCTTCGAGAGGAGGAATGAACGACAGAGATCCACGGAGACGGACTGGGCTGAACGCGCCGGACATGGCACAGTGGAGCCGTGTCCCCCCAAGCGCCTCCTCCCCGCCCCGAACAGGTCGCGGAGGTGGCCCGTGAGGCCATGGAACTGCTGGAGGAACTGCTCGGCAGAGGCCAGGAGGCACTGCCCAGCGGCGCCGTGTCGGCCTTCCAGCTGCGCGCCCTGGTGGCGATCGACCGCTA
Proteins encoded in this window:
- a CDS encoding serine hydrolase; translation: MQHRLDTLARHHRVPGAQLVLDNGSEEVVLHTGTADAGTGAPFTADTAVPLGSLTKPYTAALVMLLADDGDLDLDDPAAEHLPELREIPEVTIRHLLSHTGGLPTGPDSDTAARTTAARYLSSVCTARDALFRAGSDFSYSNAGYVAAGRLVEVVTGMPWHEAVPALLLEPLGTVPAFIGAGGERPVAAGHALNTATGRVRPVQQNLAPLEAPAGALLASAADLAALGSALIGRNGVLPTAVAKEMRRREPSADPGALADGWGLGLALYRQDGRVWCGHDGNAQGTSCHLRAEPDSGMVVAFTGNAGAATALWRDLADDLARFTGVRVPAALAPADRRDPVALPECAGSYANGSTRYRVALEPDGSPTLSVDGDLPIPLLCYPDLSCDLVDPGTGRREPGGRFHRDPATGTVDRVQISGRTARRTGPA
- a CDS encoding cytochrome P450; translation: MVTSTQRTTSSVLLEDVTERWRELRQAGPVRYDEGQGLWQVLDSENVAAVLADPAAYSSDLSSLTPTQEDFETFRQGNFVGMDPPEHRRLRALVSQAFTPRVVQGLAPRIEAVCAELLDAVADTDRFDLVDALAYPLPIIVIAELLGIPADEHRLFQEWASILFSGDQLGEAFDMDDLARALEAIAPVVREMNGYVLEHIRRCRAHPGEDLTSRLISAEVDGVGLEDQQIVGFVALLLVAGHITTTALLGNAVVMFDRHPDADAALRADPGRLPQAVEEVLRWLPPFPELGRRVSRPVVLGGNELPTDTLLMVHLGTANRDPARFDAPDVFDVARNPNPHLTFGHGIHFCFGAPLARLEARIALGMLYERFSALAVPSYEDVTYQNPAVLIGVRHLPVEVVRP
- a CDS encoding acyl-CoA dehydrogenase family protein; amino-acid sequence: MADAALVEDLYRFEELLSPEEAEVLLRVREFLAREVAPHANEWWGRAEFPHHLVPRYAELGIAGLAYTEKPASSLLNGFIALEMARVDASMATFYGVHAGLAMGSIARCGSEEQRDRWLPAMARMEQIGAFALTEPQGGSDVAAGLRTTARRDGDSWVLNGAKRWIGNATFADLVVVWARDEETDHVLGFVVRGDNPGLSATRIGNKMALRTVENADVVLTDCRVPEADRLQQANGFRDTADVLRHTRSGVAWEAVGVILGAYRIALDYTVEREQFGGPIARFQLVQDLLVRMLGNATSCLGMVVRLAQLEDSGTFRDEHSALAKAYCTTRMRETVGWGRELLAGNGIVLDYSIARFVADAEALYSYEGTREINTLIVGRAATGIGAFV
- a CDS encoding STAS domain-containing protein, with amino-acid sequence MNSQHDEAAGLGAADGLQVGSLEAPDGAVVVWADGDVDLDSSQALRVVLDTALDLGARAVVVDLARTRFFDSVGLNLLLRFTRRAGRAGVPVHLAALGPQVLRIFEITGVDTVLPVHRSVADALAAASSDRADPA
- a CDS encoding PP2C family protein-serine/threonine phosphatase: MTPHFLAIERALRRSAPHALIETLRTGLVRDYGALAVEVVLADYSLTALCPVAADEAGSSSVLSVHRSPQGRAFVSQEPLRRATAADPSVVDLHLPLTVHGDRLGVLTVTLPDALATGETEGELLQISELLGGAIIVAQRETDQYEQARRLSKLTLAAEMQWQLLPGRSFSCPQYSLGAQLEPAYSVRGDNFDWSVAPDALTLAVTNGMGEGMHASMLTNLAVNALRNARRANLPITDQAMLADEAIYHQHRGDAHVSTLLMHVTLSSGHVSVVDAGSPQLWIQRDKAVERLELDAQLPLGMFAESRYIAQQFHIEPGDRLVVVSDGVYAATSPTGESYAERSLARAISTAHFLPAADVPSAVLRGLATHRSAEADDDALVLCLDWHGSPAQNP